Part of the Kitasatospora sp. NBC_00374 genome is shown below.
GGTCACCGAGCTGATCGACTACGAGGCCTTCTGCGGCGTCGTCTCCGAGGAGGCCCAGGCCGCGGCGCAGGGCGCGACCATCACCTCCAAGCAGCTCAAGGCGTGGCTGGACGAGGACGAGGACATCTTCCTGATCGACGTCCGCGAGCCCAACGAGTACGAGATCGTCTCGATCCCGGGCGCGACGCTGATCCCGAAGAACGAGTTCCTGATGGGCACCGCGCTGGAGAAGATGCCGCAGGACAAGAAGATCGTGCTGCACTGCAAGACGGGCGTGCGCTCGGCCGAGGTGCTGGCCGTCCTCAAGTCGGCCGGCTTCGGCGACGCCGTCCACCTGGGCGGCGGCGTGATCGGCTGGGTCAACCAGATCGAGCCGCACAAGCCGGTCTACTAGGACCGGTCCGGGACGGGACGGCCGACCGGCCGGCCGGACTCCCGAAGCGCGACCGAAGAGCGACCGAAGAGCGACCGAAGAGCGACCGAAGAGCGACCAAAGGGCCGCCGCCTCCGCCGGGAGGTGGCGGCCCTTCGCCGTCGGTGCCGGGCTCCGCCCGCCCCGGGCCTGTCCGACAGGCCTCAGAGCGCGTTCCTGCGCTGCAGCACGTTGTAGGAGATCCAGCCCGGCATCACCGGCAGCCAGAAGGTCAGCAGCCGGTACAGGAAGACGGCGGGGGTGGCCGCGGAGGGCGGGACGTTGCCCACCGTCAGGGCGCCGATCAGGGCGATCTCGACCGGGCCGATACCACCCGGGGTGGGGATCGCGGAACCGGCCGCGTTGGCCGTCAGGAAGACCACGGCGACCGCCGAGAAGGTCATCGACCCGCCGAACGCCTGCACCGAGGCGTAGAGGCAGGAGGTGAAGCTGAGGGTCAGCAGCAGGATGCCGCCGAAGCCGCTGACCAGCTTGGACGGGGTCTGCATCAGGTCCAGCATCCGGGGCACCACGCCGAAGAACAGCGAGCGGACCCGGGTCACCACGAACCGCCGCAGCGGCGCGACCGCGGCCACCACCAGGGCCAGGACGGCGGCCGTCAGCACCCCGATGATCACTGCCCGGGAGGCGCCCAGGTCCCCGTTGGTCTGGCTCCCGGTGATCAGACCGAAGCCGAACAGCAGCAGCAGGTGCCCGGCCAGGCCGGCCAGCTGGGAGGCGCCGACGCTGGCCACCGCCTGCCCGGGGCGGATCCCGGCCTTCTGCAGGTAGCGGGTGTTGAGCGCGATGCCGCCGATCGCCGCGGGCGCCACCAGCTTGACGAACGATCCGGCCAGCTGGGCCGCCACCGTCCGCTTGAACGGCAGCCGCTCGGGCACGAACCCGGTCAGGCTCATCGCCGCCGCGACGTAGCTGGCCGCCGAGGCGACCAGTGCCACCGAGGCCCAGGCCCAGTTCATCTGGGACAGCTTCAGCTGGCCCGGCTGGATGGTGGTGAGCGCGAGGTAGGCCGCGAAGGTCAGCGCGATGACCATGATCAGCGTCTTCGGCTTGAGCCGCTCCAGCTTCGCCGGAGCCATCGGCGCCTCGGGTGCGATCTGCAGGATCTGGCCGCGGATCCGGCTCAGCAGATCCTCGCCGGCCACCGCGATGTCCTCCTCGGCCTGCTCCTGGGTCCGCTCGCCCGCCGCGACCTGCTCCAGGGCCAGCGCCTGGGCGGCGGCCTTGCGCTCCTTGGTCATCCGCTGGAGGTCGATCCGGGTCGAGCGGCTCAGCCCGACCGGCTGGAGCAGCGGCAGCGCGGCGGCCACCCGCTCGGGGCCGAGCACCCTGGTCGCCACCGCCACCGACCGCTCCGGGCCGATCCGCAGCGCGAAGGTGGTGAGCAGCTGGGCGACGTCGATCCGCAGGGTCAGGTCGCCGGCCGCGATGTCGCCGCCGGAGAGGTTGACCAGGCAGCCGGTCTTCTCGTCCATCACCAGCAGCGACTCGCCGGTCAGCCGGCGGTGCGCGATCCGCCGCTCGTGCAGGGCCCCGACCGACTCCCAGAGCGAGGCCATCACGTCGTCCGTGACCTCCTCCTCGGTGAGCTCGTCCAGCGTCCGGCCGGAGACGTTCTGGTAGACCAGGATCGCCGCGTCCGGGCCGAGCTCCGAGGTGGCCACCAGCTGCGGGGCGCGGGCGCCGGAGGCGGCGGCCGCGTAGGCGATCAGGGCTTCCTGCTCCAGCGCCTGGCGCAGCGACTGCGGGCTGCGCCGCACCGCCACCGAACGCAGCCGCAGCCGCCGCCAGGCCCGGTAGAAGAAGCCGGAGGCCTGCTGCTCGCGGTCGATGATGTGGACGTCCAGCAGTGGCCCGTCCTGCTGGGTGACCAGGTAGCGGCGGGTGTCGCCGGGGGCGTCGGGCGCGCGGTGCGCGGCGGACGGGGTGAAGCCGACCTTGCGGAGTCCGATCAGCAGGGTCTTGCCGGTCGGCCGGATGTTGGGCGAGCCGATCGCGTACAGCGTGCCGTACGCGACGGACCAGCCGATCAGGACGGTCAGCAGCAGTGAGAGCGGGGTGGTGTAACCGCTGATCAGCTCGGTCGTACCGCTGAGGATGACCACTATCCACAGCGCCACCCGCCACCGCGGGCGGCTCGACATGCCGACGGCCGTCATATAGGCGATCACCGGGGCCAGATACCCGTGCACCGGGTCGGTGAGGGTGTCCCCGGAGGCGTCCCGCAGCTGGGTGAGGGCCTCCCGGACGGTGCCGGGGGCGCCGGCCGCGACCCACCAGTCCACGCCCAGCGAGACCCCGTACGCGAGCACCGAGGCGAGCACGCCGTCGGCGACCCGCAGGCCGTCCCGTTTGATCAGCCGTTCCACCGCGAAGGCGAGCGGCACGGCCAGCACGGCCACGCTGGAGACCAGCGCGGCGATGGTGCTGAGCAGGCTCGGGACCTTGTCGGTGTTGTTCGCGATGTCGTTCTCGATGCCGGTGGTGGTCGCGACCGCGACCTGGGCCAGCACGAAGACGGCGATGATCGCGAGCACGCCGGCGATGAACCGGAGCAGGTCGGACGGGCGGTGCGCGCGGGGCGGGAGCAGCGGTTCGTCGATGGCCAGCCGGTGCTCGGCATGCTCCGGAGCGGGCGGCTCGTCCGGGCCGGGCCCGTCCTGCGGCCGGGCCTGCCGGGGCGTGCGGCGGGGGGTGAGGTCCGGCGCCTTGTCCAGCGAGACGGCCTCGGGTTCGGTGTGCTCGGGGCCCGCAGAACCGTCGGTGGCGGACTCGTCCGAGCCCTTGTCCACGTTCACGTCTGCCGTCCCGGTCATCTGGTCTTGTCCTTGTATCATCGCGCGCTGCCCCGAAGATGCTGCCATGCCGCGGCGTCCGGTGCTGGACAGGGGGCGCATCGGGCGCGGCGGATCATCCGCGAGGGGTCCCGAAATCGACCGGATGCGGAAGAATGCGGCAGATGAGCGAGCCCTCCGACCTCCACCCCGCAGGCGCCGGGCACGACCTGCCGCCGTTCGCCGAGGCCGTCCTCGACCTCACCGAGCGGATCCCGCCCGGCCGGGTCATGACGTACGGGGACGTCGCGGAGTACCTGGGCCAGGGCGGCCCGCGCCAGGTCGGCCGGGTGATGGCGCTGTACGGTGCCGCGGTGCCCTGGTGGCGGGTGATCCGCGCCGACGGGCGGCCGCTGCCCGGCCACGAACTCCGGGCGCTGCCCGAGTACCGGACCGAGGGCACCCCGCTGCGCACGGTGGCCGGCGAGCCCCGGGTCGACCTCCGGCAGGCCCGCTGGGACGGGCGGTAGCGAACCCGCTCCGGCACGCCCCCGATCCGGTCGAACCGGGTGCGCGGGCGGGAATGACGGGGCAGGATCGTAGGCTCGATACGGGCGGGCCCCACGAGGCCCGCCCCGACGCTGACCGAAGCACCACCGCAGTACGACCGTTCTGGACCGCATTGACCTCCCCTTTCCGCCTGGTGCGCAACCCGCTCGCGCAGCCCGCCCCGCCTGTCCTGGACCAGTATCAGCAGGCGGTGGTCGAGCACGCCTCGGGCCCGCTGCTGGTGCTCGCCGGGCCCGGCACCGGGAAGACCACCACGCTGGTGGAGGCCGTCGCCCGCCGGATCGCCGACGGTACCGACCCGGAGCGGATCCTGGTCCTCACCTTCAGCCGCAAGGCGGCGATGGAGCTGCGCGACCGGATGACCGCGCGGGTCGGCAACGGCCTCGCCCCGCAGGCGACCACGTTCCACTCGTTCTGCTACGCCCTGCTGCGCGCCCACCAGAGCCCCGAGGAGTACGCCGAGCCGCTGCGGCTGCTCTCCGGCCCGGAGCAGGACGTGATGGTCCGCGAGCTGCTGGCCGGTGACGCCGAGGACGCCCGGCTGGGCGTCGGCCGGATCGGCTGGCCGCTCGACCTGCGGGCCTGTCTGACCACCCGCGGTTTCGCCGACGAGGTCCGCGCGGTGCTCGCCCGCAGCCGCGAGCTCGGCCTCGGCGAGGCCGAGCTGTCCCGCTTCGCCGACGGCGTGCAGCGCCCGGACTGGGCCGCCGCCGCCCACTTCCTCGCCGACTACCTGGACGTTCTGGACCTGCGCGGGGTGCTCGACTACGCCGAGCTGGTGCACCGCGCGGTGCTGCTCGCGGAGCGTCCCGAGGTGCGGGCGCAGCTGCGGCAGCGGTACGAGGTGGTCTTCGTCGACGAGTACCAGGACACCGACC
Proteins encoded:
- a CDS encoding flippase-like domain-containing protein, with translation MTGTADVNVDKGSDESATDGSAGPEHTEPEAVSLDKAPDLTPRRTPRQARPQDGPGPDEPPAPEHAEHRLAIDEPLLPPRAHRPSDLLRFIAGVLAIIAVFVLAQVAVATTTGIENDIANNTDKVPSLLSTIAALVSSVAVLAVPLAFAVERLIKRDGLRVADGVLASVLAYGVSLGVDWWVAAGAPGTVREALTQLRDASGDTLTDPVHGYLAPVIAYMTAVGMSSRPRWRVALWIVVILSGTTELISGYTTPLSLLLTVLIGWSVAYGTLYAIGSPNIRPTGKTLLIGLRKVGFTPSAAHRAPDAPGDTRRYLVTQQDGPLLDVHIIDREQQASGFFYRAWRRLRLRSVAVRRSPQSLRQALEQEALIAYAAAASGARAPQLVATSELGPDAAILVYQNVSGRTLDELTEEEVTDDVMASLWESVGALHERRIAHRRLTGESLLVMDEKTGCLVNLSGGDIAAGDLTLRIDVAQLLTTFALRIGPERSVAVATRVLGPERVAAALPLLQPVGLSRSTRIDLQRMTKERKAAAQALALEQVAAGERTQEQAEEDIAVAGEDLLSRIRGQILQIAPEAPMAPAKLERLKPKTLIMVIALTFAAYLALTTIQPGQLKLSQMNWAWASVALVASAASYVAAAMSLTGFVPERLPFKRTVAAQLAGSFVKLVAPAAIGGIALNTRYLQKAGIRPGQAVASVGASQLAGLAGHLLLLFGFGLITGSQTNGDLGASRAVIIGVLTAAVLALVVAAVAPLRRFVVTRVRSLFFGVVPRMLDLMQTPSKLVSGFGGILLLTLSFTSCLYASVQAFGGSMTFSAVAVVFLTANAAGSAIPTPGGIGPVEIALIGALTVGNVPPSAATPAVFLYRLLTFWLPVMPGWISYNVLQRRNAL
- a CDS encoding MGMT family protein, with protein sequence MSEPSDLHPAGAGHDLPPFAEAVLDLTERIPPGRVMTYGDVAEYLGQGGPRQVGRVMALYGAAVPWWRVIRADGRPLPGHELRALPEYRTEGTPLRTVAGEPRVDLRQARWDGR